One window from the genome of Trabulsiella odontotermitis encodes:
- a CDS encoding YbdD/YjiX family protein, giving the protein MFDTLSKAGKYLGQAAKMMVGVPDYDNYVEHMRVNHPDQTPMTYEAFFRDRQDARYGSKGGARCC; this is encoded by the coding sequence ATGTTCGACACGCTTTCTAAAGCCGGAAAATACCTGGGTCAGGCGGCAAAAATGATGGTCGGTGTGCCCGACTATGATAACTACGTCGAGCATATGCGAGTGAACCACCCGGACCAGACACCGATGACCTACGAAGCCTTTTTCCGCGACAGACAAGATGCGCGTTACGGCAGTAAAGGCGGCGCCCGCTGCTGCTAA
- the cstA gene encoding pyruvate/proton symporter CstA has product MNNAGKYLIWAVLAVVGAFALGYIALNRGEQINALWIVVAAVCLYLIAYRFYGRYIANNVLGVDPTRMTPAVRHNDGLDYVPTDKKVLFGHHFAAIAGAGPLVGPVLAAQMGYLPGMIWILAGVVLAGAVQDFMVLFVSTRRDGRSLGELVKEEMGPTAGVIALIATFMIMVIILAVLAMIVVKALTHSPWGTYTVAFTIPLALFMGIYIRYLRPGRIGEVSVIGLVLLVFAIISGGWVAESETWAPWFDFTGVQLTWMLVGYGFVAAVLPVWLLLAPRDYLSTFLKIGTIVGLAIGILIMRPTLTMPSLTKFVDGTGPVWTGDLFPFLFITIACGAVSGFHALISSGTTPKMLANENQACLIGYGGMLMESFVAIMALVAACIIDPGVYFAMNSPMAVLAPAGTTDVVASAAQVVSSWGFTVTPDTLKQIASEVGEQSIISRAGGAPTLAVGMAYILHGSLGGLMDVSFWYHFAILFEALFILTAVDAGTRAARFMLQDLLGVISPNLKRTDSLPANLLATALCVLAWGYFLHQGVVDPLGGINTLWPLFGIANQMLAGMALMLCAVVLFKMKRQRYAWVALLPTAWLLICTLVAGWQKAFSPDVKVGFLAIANRFQGMIDSGNIPSQYTESQLVQLVFNNRLDAGLTIFFMVVVVVLALYSVKTALAALKVDKPTDKELPYEPMPENLEQIVTQAKGAH; this is encoded by the coding sequence ATGAATAACGCAGGGAAATACCTCATCTGGGCAGTGCTTGCCGTTGTGGGAGCCTTCGCCCTGGGCTATATCGCCCTCAACCGTGGTGAACAGATAAATGCGTTGTGGATCGTCGTGGCGGCGGTCTGCCTTTATCTTATTGCCTATCGTTTTTATGGCCGTTATATCGCGAATAATGTCCTCGGGGTTGACCCGACACGCATGACGCCTGCCGTTCGCCATAACGACGGACTGGATTACGTACCAACCGATAAAAAAGTGCTGTTCGGACACCATTTTGCGGCGATAGCCGGAGCCGGGCCGCTGGTCGGGCCGGTGCTGGCTGCGCAAATGGGCTATCTGCCGGGCATGATCTGGATCCTCGCGGGCGTGGTACTGGCCGGGGCGGTTCAGGACTTTATGGTGTTGTTTGTTTCCACCCGCCGCGACGGTCGTTCGCTGGGCGAGCTGGTGAAAGAAGAGATGGGGCCGACGGCGGGCGTTATCGCGCTGATCGCGACCTTTATGATCATGGTGATCATCCTTGCGGTGCTGGCGATGATCGTGGTGAAAGCATTGACCCACAGCCCGTGGGGGACGTATACCGTCGCCTTTACCATTCCACTGGCGCTGTTTATGGGGATCTATATTCGTTACCTGCGTCCGGGGCGGATTGGTGAAGTGTCTGTTATCGGACTCGTGCTGCTGGTGTTCGCCATTATTTCCGGCGGCTGGGTGGCAGAGAGCGAAACCTGGGCGCCGTGGTTTGATTTTACCGGCGTACAACTGACCTGGATGCTGGTGGGCTACGGTTTTGTGGCGGCGGTATTGCCGGTGTGGCTGCTGCTGGCGCCGCGTGATTATCTCTCCACTTTCCTGAAAATTGGTACCATTGTCGGGCTGGCGATTGGTATTTTGATCATGCGTCCGACACTGACCATGCCATCACTCACTAAGTTTGTTGATGGCACTGGCCCGGTGTGGACGGGTGATCTGTTCCCGTTCCTGTTTATTACCATCGCCTGTGGCGCCGTATCGGGCTTCCATGCACTGATCTCTTCCGGTACCACGCCGAAAATGCTGGCGAACGAAAATCAGGCCTGCCTGATTGGTTACGGCGGCATGCTGATGGAATCCTTCGTGGCGATCATGGCGCTGGTTGCCGCGTGCATTATCGATCCGGGCGTCTATTTTGCGATGAACAGCCCGATGGCTGTGCTGGCGCCTGCGGGGACAACTGATGTAGTGGCCTCTGCTGCGCAGGTGGTCAGTAGCTGGGGCTTTACCGTCACGCCGGATACACTGAAACAGATCGCGAGTGAGGTGGGCGAGCAGTCTATTATCTCGCGTGCGGGTGGTGCGCCAACGCTGGCGGTGGGCATGGCCTACATTCTGCATGGTTCACTGGGTGGCCTGATGGACGTCTCCTTCTGGTACCACTTCGCCATTCTGTTTGAAGCGCTGTTTATTCTGACAGCGGTAGATGCGGGCACTCGTGCGGCGCGCTTTATGCTGCAGGATCTGCTCGGCGTCATCAGCCCGAATCTCAAACGCACCGACTCGCTGCCTGCCAACCTGCTCGCTACGGCGCTTTGCGTGCTGGCCTGGGGTTACTTCCTGCATCAGGGCGTGGTGGATCCGTTGGGCGGCATCAACACTCTGTGGCCGCTGTTTGGTATCGCCAACCAGATGCTGGCAGGGATGGCGCTGATGCTCTGCGCTGTCGTGCTGTTCAAGATGAAGCGCCAGCGTTATGCGTGGGTGGCGTTGTTGCCAACCGCATGGCTGCTGATTTGTACGCTGGTCGCTGGCTGGCAGAAAGCCTTTAGCCCGGACGTTAAAGTGGGCTTTCTGGCCATCGCCAACCGCTTCCAGGGGATGATCGACAGCGGCAACATTCCGTCGCAGTACACTGAATCGCAGCTGGTTCAACTGGTGTTCAATAACCGCCTGGATGCCGGACTGACCATCTTCTTTATGGTGGTGGTCGTGGTACTGGCGCTGTATTCTGTGAAGACCGCGCTGGCGGCGTTAAAAGTCGATAAACCGACGGACAAAGAGCTGCCGTATGAACCGATGCCGGAAAATCTCGAGCAGATCGTGACGCAGGCAAAAGGCGCGCATTAA
- the entH gene encoding proofreading thioesterase EntH, with translation MIWKRHMSLDALNATSQNTLVAHLGIHYTRLGDDLLEAEMPVDARTHQPFGLLHGGASAALAETLGSMAAFLMTRDGECVVGTELSVTHHRPVSQGKVRGVCQPLYPGRQNQCWEIVVFDEQGRRCCTCRLSTRVMG, from the coding sequence ATGATCTGGAAACGTCATATGTCTCTTGATGCGCTGAACGCCACCAGTCAGAACACCCTGGTGGCGCACCTTGGCATTCACTATACCCGTCTCGGCGACGACCTGCTGGAAGCCGAAATGCCGGTGGATGCGCGTACGCATCAGCCGTTTGGTCTGTTGCATGGCGGAGCCTCGGCAGCGCTGGCGGAAACGCTGGGGTCGATGGCGGCCTTTCTGATGACACGCGACGGGGAATGCGTGGTCGGGACTGAACTCAGTGTCACCCATCATCGCCCGGTGTCTCAGGGAAAAGTGCGTGGCGTATGTCAGCCGCTGTATCCCGGACGACAAAATCAGTGCTGGGAAATTGTGGTGTTTGACGAACAGGGCCGACGCTGCTGTACATGCCGGTTGAGCACGCGGGTAATGGGGTGA